The Vibrio nitrifigilis genome window below encodes:
- the pflB gene encoding formate C-acetyltransferase translates to MAEQFAKAWEGFADGEWQNEVNVRDFIQKNYTPYEGDESFLVSEGTEATKTLWAKVMEGIKQENATHAPVDFDTSVISTITSHDAGYINKDLEKIVGLQTEAPLKRAIIPNGGIRMVEGSCKAYDRELDPEVKKIYTEYRKTHNQGVFDVYTPSILKCRKAGILTGLPDAYGRGRIIGDYRRIALYGIDYLMKDKYAQFTSLQSDLENGVDLRETIQLREEVAEQHRALGQIKEMAAKYGCDISRPAETAQEAIQWTYFGYLAAVKSQNGAAMSLGRTSTFLDIFIERDIAAGKLTEAQAQELVDHFVMKLRMVRFLRTPEYDELFSGDPIWATESVGGMGLDGRTLVSKTNFRFLNSLYTMGPSPEPNTTVLWSEKLPEGFKKFCAKVSIDTSSIQYENDDLMRPDFNSDDYAIACCVSPMVVGKQMQFFGARANLAKTMLYTINGGVDEKLKIQVGPEMPKITSEVLNYDELWDKMDHFMDWLAKQYVTALNAIHFMHDKYSYEASLMALHDLHVKRTMACGIAGLSVAADSLSAIKYAKVKPVRDEDGLAIDFDIEGDYPKFGNNDPRVDDIACELVRVFMNKIRELKTYRDAIPTQSILTITSNVVYGKKTGNTPDGRRAGAPFGPGANPMHGRDQKGAVASLTSVGKLPFADAQDGISYTFSIVPNALGKEEGSRRANLAGLMDGYFHHEESVEGGQHLNVNVLNRDTLLDAVEHPEKYPQLTIRVSGYAVRFNSLTAEQQQDVISRTFTESM, encoded by the coding sequence ATGGCAGAGCAATTTGCTAAAGCTTGGGAAGGTTTTGCTGACGGTGAGTGGCAAAATGAAGTAAACGTTCGTGATTTTATTCAAAAGAACTACACACCTTATGAAGGTGACGAATCTTTCCTAGTTTCTGAAGGTACTGAAGCCACTAAAACGCTTTGGGCTAAAGTAATGGAAGGTATCAAACAGGAAAACGCGACTCACGCACCTGTTGATTTCGATACTTCTGTTATCTCTACCATCACTTCACATGATGCTGGATACATTAACAAAGACCTAGAAAAAATCGTAGGTCTTCAAACTGAAGCTCCTCTAAAACGTGCGATTATCCCTAACGGTGGTATCCGCATGGTTGAAGGTTCTTGCAAAGCATACGACCGCGAGTTAGACCCTGAAGTTAAAAAAATCTACACTGAATATCGTAAAACTCACAACCAAGGTGTGTTTGACGTATATACTCCTTCAATTCTTAAATGTCGTAAAGCTGGTATCTTAACTGGTCTTCCAGATGCTTACGGTCGTGGTCGTATCATTGGTGACTACCGTCGTATCGCTCTTTACGGTATTGACTACCTAATGAAAGACAAATACGCACAATTCACTTCGCTACAAAGCGATTTAGAAAATGGCGTTGATCTTCGTGAAACTATCCAACTACGTGAAGAAGTAGCAGAACAACACCGTGCTCTTGGCCAAATCAAAGAAATGGCTGCTAAATACGGTTGTGATATTTCTCGTCCAGCTGAAACTGCTCAAGAAGCAATTCAATGGACTTACTTCGGTTACCTAGCTGCTGTTAAATCTCAAAACGGCGCGGCAATGTCTCTAGGTCGTACTTCTACTTTCCTAGATATCTTCATCGAACGTGATATCGCTGCAGGTAAACTGACTGAAGCTCAAGCTCAAGAACTTGTTGACCACTTCGTAATGAAACTACGTATGGTTCGTTTCCTACGTACTCCTGAATACGATGAACTATTCTCAGGCGACCCAATCTGGGCAACTGAGTCAGTAGGTGGTATGGGTCTTGACGGACGTACTCTAGTTTCTAAAACTAACTTCCGTTTCTTAAACAGCCTATACACTATGGGTCCTTCTCCAGAGCCAAACACTACTGTTCTTTGGTCTGAAAAACTTCCTGAAGGCTTCAAAAAATTCTGTGCAAAAGTGTCAATCGATACTTCATCTATCCAGTATGAAAACGACGACCTAATGCGTCCAGACTTCAACTCTGATGACTACGCAATCGCATGTTGTGTATCACCAATGGTTGTTGGTAAACAAATGCAGTTCTTCGGTGCTCGTGCTAACCTTGCGAAAACCATGCTTTACACTATTAACGGTGGTGTAGACGAAAAACTGAAAATTCAAGTTGGCCCAGAAATGCCTAAAATCACTTCTGAAGTTCTTAACTACGACGAACTTTGGGATAAAATGGACCACTTCATGGACTGGTTGGCAAAACAATACGTGACTGCATTGAATGCTATCCACTTCATGCACGACAAATACAGCTACGAAGCGTCTCTAATGGCTCTTCACGATCTACATGTTAAACGTACAATGGCATGTGGTATTGCTGGTCTTTCTGTTGCAGCTGACTCTCTATCAGCAATCAAATACGCAAAAGTTAAACCAGTTCGTGACGAAGATGGTCTAGCAATCGACTTTGATATCGAAGGTGATTACCCTAAATTTGGTAACAACGACCCTCGTGTAGATGACATCGCATGTGAACTTGTTCGCGTATTCATGAACAAAATTCGTGAACTTAAAACATACCGTGATGCTATCCCTACTCAGTCTATCCTTACTATCACTTCTAACGTTGTGTACGGTAAGAAAACTGGTAACACTCCTGACGGTCGTCGTGCTGGCGCTCCATTTGGTCCTGGTGCAAACCCAATGCACGGTCGTGACCAAAAAGGTGCTGTAGCATCTTTGACTTCAGTAGGTAAACTACCATTTGCTGACGCACAAGACGGTATCTCTTACACATTCTCTATCGTACCTAATGCTTTAGGTAAAGAAGAAGGTTCTCGCCGCGCCAACCTAGCAGGTTTGATGGACGGTTACTTCCACCACGAAGAAAGTGTAGAAGGTGGTCAACACTTGAACGTTAACGTTCTAAACCGTGATACTCTTCTAGACGCGGTTGAACACCCAGAGAAATACCCTCAATTAACAATTCGTGTATCTGGTTACGCAGTTCGTTTTAACTCTCTAACTGCAGAGCAACAACAAGACGTAATCTCACGTACTTTCACTGAATCAATGTAA